The genomic stretch ATTGTACTCCCTATTGTTATGTGAATTTTTTGGTTTTTCAATTTTGTTTGTGGGTTAAGATTAATTTAATAAATTAGGGTTTGTCTTTTTAATTTTGATTGTGGGTTAAGGTGAATTTGTTTTTTAGTTTTTATTGTGGTTAGAGAAAAGTTTATTTTTCATTTAACATAAAGAAAAATTTACAAAAATATCATACCTTATACCATCGTTAAAGTGTGGCTAACAGGTGTAGGGTCTTTCAACAAAAGTTTTTTTACAAAAAACTTTTGCATAAGTTCACATTAGCAAATCAAACTTTGCCTATGGCTCGTTTTCTTTGATGTTTACTTAATTGATGTCCCGTTACAAACTAGCCTTTATATAGGTACTTTGCCCTATGTAGTTATTATAAATTTATAGTCTGCATATAGGACAAAAATCCCATAGGTATCACACTTTTTAACGGGCGAACGGTGTTCGCCCCTACGACCGTAAGCCAAAAGTTTGTTGTTATTTTGTCCTATGTAGTTACCTTGAATTTGTACATATTCGCCAGTCGCCCTTGTGTAAAGGGAGATGTTTTGCGTATGCAAAACAGAGGGATTGTCACGGTAGATTGTGTTCTCTATATAAAATGTGTACGATTAGATAAAAGTTATCTATCGAATAAAATTGATATAGTAAATAGTATGTACCATAACAATCCCTCAGTCGCTCTTTAAGAGTAAATTGTCATTCTTCCAATTTACGAGCGACAGCTCCCTTTACACAAGGGAGCCTTATTTGCTAAAATTTAACACTTTACATCTAGCACTACAAACCCTAATTTGTAGTGCAAACGAAAATAATAAAAAATCGGCAAAAGGAAACCACTATTGTGTAATACAATAGTGGTTTTAAAAACTTATTTTAAATTTTATATTGTTAGAATATACTCAAAATGATTATGCGAAGTCTTCTTCATAGTTACCTAGAAAGCTGAATTCAGGTAATTCTGTACTTAATGCACATAAAAGTTTTGTAACTTCATCATTTTTAACATTACCTGTAAAGTCAAGATAGAATAGATATTCAAAAGGCTTGTTAGCCATTGTTCTTGACTCAATTTTAGTTAAGTTAAGACCTAGGGAACTAAATCTACATAGCACACTGTAAAGTGTACCTGTAACATGAGGTAGGCCAAAGCATAGGCTGATTTTCTCAGCATTTTCAGGAATGTATAGTTTTTTAGAAATAACAATAAATCTTGTTGTGTTGTCACTTCTGTTTTCGTAATTTTCAGCAAGTACCTTTAAGCCATATTCCTTTACGGCACTACCGTTACAAACTGCTGCAAGGTTAATTCTCTTACTGTTTGCAACATCTCTTGCAGCTACTGCAGTATTAGCAGATTGTAAAGTCTTGTAGTTGTTGGCAGTTATTTTGTCGCTACATTGTGCAAGTGCTTGTGGATGTGACCATACTTCTTCAATATCTTCTAAATTAGCCTGTGGGATTGATGCTAGGTAGTAGTGAATTGGCAAGTCAAGTGACTTAATAATATAGAATCTGTGCTTTAAGATTAAGTCGTAAACATCACTTACCGAACCGGCAGTAGAATTCTCTACCGGTAGCACACCATAGTCAGCCTCACCATTTTCAATAGCCATAAATACATCTTTGAAACTTTTACAAAACTGAGGTTCACAGTCAGGAAAAATCTTTAGAGTAGCCTCATGGTTGTTAGCACCTGCAATACCTTGACAAGCTACCTTAGTATTTTTGTTGTATGGAATGTTAGGAGAAGAATTTTCAATAAGCTCTTTCATCTCTTTACCTGAGCCAACAATATTGTGTTGTAATGCTCTTGAAAGCTCCATAATATTGCTAAACAGTAACTGTGCTGCATAGCCGTATTCTCCACCACGAACAAGAACATCATCAAGAATTTCATTTTCCCTGTCTTGGTTAAGAATAGGAATATTGTTTGCCTTTTTGTAGTTGCCAACATCCTTAGCACATTCCATTCTGCGTTTAAAAAGTTCTATAAGTTTTTCATCAATTTCGTTGATTTCTTCTCTTATTTCTTTTAAATCTCTCATTATCTTCACACCTTATGAAAGTAAATCTAGTATTGTAATAGCTGTGATTGCCTCAATAACCGGTACTGCTCTTAGGACAATACATGGGTCATGTCTGCCTTTGATTTCAAGAATATCATTCTCTTTAGTTTCAAGATTGATAGTTTCTTGCTTTTGAGCAATAGATGGTGTTGGCTTTACTGCAACCTTAAATACAATAGGCATACCGTTTGTAATGCCACCAAGAATACCACCACAATTATTTGTCTTTGTATATACATTTCCATTTTCATCATAACGGAAATTGTCATTGCTTTCACTGCCACGCATTTCTGCAAGGTCAAAGCCCTTGCCAAATTCAATGCCTTTCATTGCCGGAATACCAAATACAGCTTTGGCAATTCTGCCCTCAATACCATCAAACATTGGTTCGCCAATACCGGCTTTAACACCAACAACACCACATTCAATAGTGCCACCAACAGAATCTTTGTCTGCTGATGCGTCTGCAACAACCTTACGCATAGATTCTTCCTTGCTTTCATCAATAAGTGGGAAAGAACTGTTAAGTAGTCTGTCTATTGTTTCATCATCTATGTTGCAAGGATTAAATTCTTCGTCATACACATTGCCGATACTGTTAATATGAGCAGTAACTTTAATGCCTTTTTCTTCAAGCAGTTGCTTACATACTGCACCGGCAAAAACTATAGGAGC from Ruminococcus bovis encodes the following:
- a CDS encoding chorismate mutase produces the protein MRDLKEIREEINEIDEKLIELFKRRMECAKDVGNYKKANNIPILNQDRENEILDDVLVRGGEYGYAAQLLFSNIMELSRALQHNIVGSGKEMKELIENSSPNIPYNKNTKVACQGIAGANNHEATLKIFPDCEPQFCKSFKDVFMAIENGEADYGVLPVENSTAGSVSDVYDLILKHRFYIIKSLDLPIHYYLASIPQANLEDIEEVWSHPQALAQCSDKITANNYKTLQSANTAVAARDVANSKRINLAAVCNGSAVKEYGLKVLAENYENRSDNTTRFIVISKKLYIPENAEKISLCFGLPHVTGTLYSVLCRFSSLGLNLTKIESRTMANKPFEYLFYLDFTGNVKNDEVTKLLCALSTELPEFSFLGNYEEDFA
- the aroC gene encoding chorismate synthase — protein: MSSTIGEKIKISVFGESHGKAIGVVVDGLPTGMKINMDKVLHEMKRRAPGNDKTATPRKEADFPEILSGVVDNVLTGAPLCAIIHNNNTKSKDYSDIKRCPRPGHSDYPAYVKYNGFNDIAGGGHFSGRITAPIVFAGAVCKQLLEEKGIKVTAHINSIGNVYDEEFNPCNIDDETIDRLLNSSFPLIDESKEESMRKVVADASADKDSVGGTIECGVVGVKAGIGEPMFDGIEGRIAKAVFGIPAMKGIEFGKGFDLAEMRGSESNDNFRYDENGNVYTKTNNCGGILGGITNGMPIVFKVAVKPTPSIAQKQETINLETKENDILEIKGRHDPCIVLRAVPVIEAITAITILDLLS